The Skermanella pratensis genome has a window encoding:
- a CDS encoding sensor histidine kinase, producing the protein MTERKVEDLERELAFYRRQCNDLGARVLRLQEDQSRAHREARRSRTAARLLRTAFGLVNVDASEEAVGNRMLEIVLDNLVCDRAAILRRDPHRGLFTIANRLGFGRPRPVEDVPLAEPPEFYFTSSREAGDEVAAVLTEALGLPFVIWAYDPASGIALLLGNRMEANVSRPFGPDDREIVEAALGVFADIMQRRRVEEELRIAKIAAEEANSIKAAFLANLSHELRTPLNAIIGFSEIIRDEFYGSAPQEKYREYASDIHENGQHLLNLIQDILDFSRLQSGRATLREEHVDLNQAAAAALGAVTPLARTRGVTLAVGIRSGMPAILADATRIRQILINLVGNAVKFTPAGGRVEIRADLTDDGGALLQVIDTGIGIAPEDIPRAMEPFCQLENTYTRRFGGTGLGLPLCRTLAERHGGTLTIESEPGRGTTVTIQLPRQRVADGSASVFYRA; encoded by the coding sequence ATGACGGAGCGCAAGGTCGAGGATCTGGAACGCGAACTCGCCTTCTACCGTCGGCAATGCAACGATCTGGGTGCCCGCGTCCTGCGCCTTCAGGAGGACCAGAGCCGGGCTCACCGGGAGGCGCGCAGGTCACGCACGGCAGCCCGTTTGCTCCGGACCGCGTTCGGCCTCGTCAATGTCGATGCCTCGGAGGAGGCGGTCGGCAACCGCATGCTGGAGATCGTGCTGGACAACCTGGTCTGCGATCGGGCCGCCATCCTGCGGCGCGACCCGCACCGGGGATTGTTCACCATCGCCAACCGGCTGGGGTTCGGCCGTCCGCGCCCGGTGGAGGACGTGCCGCTGGCGGAGCCGCCGGAGTTCTACTTCACCTCCTCGCGGGAAGCCGGCGACGAGGTCGCCGCCGTCCTGACGGAAGCGCTCGGCCTGCCGTTCGTGATCTGGGCCTATGATCCGGCGTCGGGCATAGCGCTGCTGCTCGGCAACAGGATGGAGGCCAATGTATCGAGGCCGTTCGGCCCGGACGACCGCGAGATCGTCGAGGCGGCGCTCGGCGTCTTCGCCGACATCATGCAGCGCCGCCGGGTCGAGGAGGAGTTGCGCATCGCGAAGATCGCGGCCGAGGAGGCCAACTCGATCAAGGCGGCCTTCCTGGCCAATCTAAGCCATGAGCTGCGTACCCCCCTGAACGCGATCATCGGCTTTTCGGAGATCATCCGGGACGAGTTCTACGGGTCGGCTCCGCAGGAGAAGTACCGGGAATATGCTTCCGACATCCATGAGAACGGCCAGCACCTCCTGAACCTGATCCAGGACATCCTCGATTTCTCCCGCCTGCAGTCCGGCCGGGCCACCCTGCGGGAGGAACATGTCGATCTCAACCAGGCCGCCGCCGCGGCGCTGGGAGCCGTCACGCCCCTGGCTCGGACCCGGGGGGTCACGCTGGCGGTCGGCATCCGCAGCGGAATGCCGGCCATCCTCGCGGACGCGACCCGCATCCGTCAGATCCTGATCAACCTCGTCGGGAACGCGGTCAAGTTCACGCCGGCCGGAGGTCGTGTCGAGATCCGGGCCGATCTGACCGACGACGGCGGAGCGCTACTCCAGGTCATCGACACGGGCATCGGCATCGCGCCGGAGGATATTCCCCGCGCCATGGAGCCGTTCTGTCAGCTTGAGAATACCTATACCCGCCGGTTCGGCGGGACCGGGCTCGGACTGCCGCTGTGCAGGACGCTCGCGGAACGCCACGGCGGCACGCTCACCATCGAGAGCGAACCGGGACGGGGCACCACGGTGACCATCCAGCTTCCCCGGCAGCGCGTCGCCGATGGGTCGGCGTCGGTCTTTTACCGCGCCTGA